DNA from Mustela nigripes isolate SB6536 chromosome 14, MUSNIG.SB6536, whole genome shotgun sequence:
AAAGGTGATAAAATGAGCTCTGAGATGACCAAGAATATTGTTTGCCAAATTTTCctatctcagtttttaaaaatgatcttgtAATAAAGCCAGTCTGTCATATAACATAAACATCAAATTCTGTAGAAAATTCTCATTCACATAAACCCAGTTTATTTAGGCTGAGATTACTCTCGATTCTCCTGATGTTTGATAACTCAGACCTCTTAGTCAATAACCAGcattacagataaggaaatagcAAAACCTAAAAACCGTGGATCTTTCCATGATGAGTCTTGTGTGGCTGGCTTGCCGAAATGTACATTACATATGTTTGTATGttcatgtgtgtgttcatgtatATTCATACAAGACAATGGTACATTTGTATTTGACTTGAAAGCTCATTTCAATTACATTTTATCCATCATTTCTATTACATTTTATCCAAGTCATTTCCATGATAATTTCTgttatgtttatgtattttctctctttggctTCTGTGACAACTCTCCTAGATTTCTTCTGACAGTGGATTGAGGTAGCCCACATTCTTGTTAGCACCAATAAGTGCTAAAGGCACTTGAGTGCAGCTTTAAATGAAGACAGATCATCTGCCGCATATGCAGTGTCTCTATAAtctgcaaagtaaaaaaaaaaaaaaaaaaaaaaaaaaaaactgtcttaatGTTTCAAATTGAAATGAGTGAAAGCTTAGATAATTTGTCTGCAATCCAATGTAGGTAGAATCGACTGGTTCATCCTAGTGTTTGCTTAAGGTACCATATCACTGTCATTTCAAGgaagatgacatttttaaaggctGGCTGCATCCAATATACCTAAATGGCACTTAGGTctgtaaaacattattttatctctagatattaatttagtttaatttatttcCTGTAGGATATGGTCAGTAAAGAAAATACAGGCATTACACGTTCAGTATAGAAGTAGTTTCGAATCAAATTTGTCTTCTCAAAACTATGATTAAAACATATCAGGCAGATCATGAAGAGTTTACACGTTAATATTCATATAATCTAATATTTCATTACCTTcattaaatcaaaatggaattttaatgtATCATATGTTAATCAGTTTTGCCACCTAAAACAGTAGTAATCCAACCCCccaaaaatatgtataataaaatcacaaaagatttaaaaaatgaccttggtttatattggttttttttccctaaaaaagaaTTCATCTCTTGATCTATAGAAAAAAGCAAGAGCTAGAGGCAATGGCCCTGCCAATCTACAAGGTAAGAAATTAAGAGTAAAACCTTTAGCTACTACTTGGCTGGTATCTGGGGACAGGAATGAGAAGAGTTTGCTGTGGAGATTACCAcccaacaaaaaatgaaacagatttctgtagaAGTAGAAAAACAAGGAGCTGTTATACAGCTAAGACACAAAAGTATGTAACAAAAAGTTAAAGCAAAGTAGGGATGCAGAACATATTGAAACGCTTTTCAAAACAATTCTGTAATGAAATATGCTGATGGATATTCACTAGACTTGTGGTGGTTATTTCACAAATATCAAACTTTTATGCTGTATgccaaaaactaataataaagtattatatgccaattatgcctcaagtttttaaaaagttcttaagtGAGAGGATCTTGTTGAGGAGGATGAATGGGAGTAAATTTTACACAatctttcaaaatcatttttttaagaatgtagtTTCCAAATGTGGGTAAACTGGATTAGCCTGTATTATATGCAGCTTTTTTGGACGTGGGCTAAATATTCTGAAGCTACTTTATATGTGTtctaggattaaaaaataaacaagggctTTGTTGATATGATAGCCAGGATTCTCAATGTTAGAAAACAGAGTTACAAgtatggaagggaaaaaatgttagaataaataTTGTCCAGTTGAACATGAATTAGAAGTAACAGTATGAAATTATGGGgaaaatatatgtatctatatcacacacaaacacacacacacacacacacacactatattcCTTCCCatcaaagaggaaaaggacacaGAAGTCAGCTTGAAAGCTTGAAGAGGATCTTATTGGTTAAATCTGGAGAATCTgagcaacaaaaataattatagtgATATAATCCATAGACTAAAATAAGTATGTATGAGtttacattattataaaaaataaatgaaggatagTGAATGTTCTTATAGAAAGCATGATAGAAATAGATAGTTATAACTGGAAACCACTAAGGCAATATTACTTGTTCAGATAAGAATTACCAATGGATGCTGAAATGAGTGGGGAAAAGTATGATGAAGTGGAATATTTGCATAGTTACATAATATGTTCCCACAAGATAATTATTGATACAGTAATTttatattagagaaagagagcaaagagagCAACACCAATTTAGCAAAGAATCACATGTGACATTATAAGTGATGTAACGAATGAACACAGTGGGCCTCCTGACATGAGGTACCAGAAAGAACACTGCACCATTTCTATGACATTCTCAACAAATACTCCTGCACTGAACATAATTATAAAGACAAACCCAAATTGCGTGAAAGTCTATAAAATAGCTGCTCTGAATTCTTCCAAAGTGTAAGGTTATAAAACATTAAGAGATGTAGAGGAATTTTTCTGGATTAGAGGTGATGAAGGAGACCCAACAAAAAATGTGCTCTTGGAATAATTGGTGACATTTTAATAAGGCTGGAGATTATATAATAGCAAAGTATCATTGTTAATTGCctgatttttataatatttctgtGGTTATCTAAGgcaatgccctttttttttttttagaaaatcacaCTGAAGCATCTGGAGTGTTTGCAATTTATTCTGaagtgtttcagaaaaaaaaaaaaagccaaagtctACTGAGAGACAGAAGATGAATGATAAAACTAGTGTAATGCCCTTGGCAAATCTGGGTGAAGAAAaatctgttcattcttttttttcatcagtcaaaatttgtttttacaaaagactttaaataaataacattctgGGAGAACGGAATTGTTGTACCTTGGACCATGTTCCCTTGGCAAGATTAGGACATGGTTGGAGAAAGTCCTGAGCTAACAGTGTCCCAAATGCCACGTGGAATGAGTTCCTGATGGAACATATAAGAGCAATTATCAAGGAGTGGAGCAAAAGGTATTTCTCAGGCCAGATGGTAGATGTCTCCCATAGAGAAGATTTCTTGATTTCAGTTATCTGATGATCATTCTCAAGATAAACTTGTGGAcaaggtaaaaatatatatttatagaccATAAATGTATAGTTATAgcttattaaaaacagaattgtaAAGCATGTTGTTTCTTAGAGCAGTTGTTGTCTAAATTTAGAGGAAGTCTCTTGTCTGTGAGAGAAAACTTTGATTTTAACCTTGAGCTCTGGACCGATTCTTACAATTTTGATGTCAAGAAGGGAAGTAGGGCTATCACAATGGCTTCTGACAAAAGTTTGGTCAAGATAGTTAATATTTTTGACAACAACATACTTTAAAGAATCAGAAGATTGGAGTGttgaaacaaaaacataaagaactaTGATAATAGAGATGGGAAGTCACTGTCAACATAATTTACCCATCTGGGAAATGTGTTGCttattccttcttattttttttttttcttctgaaaggcCAATTCTTACAGTCAGaacttatattaaaatttatatattaaccCACAGACAAATGCTTTTTACCAACATAATGTTTAGTTGATATTCAtattaaatgaaaggaaagggaggaataTCTCAACCTCCTTAACTTGAATAGAattgaattatttctattttgtagaaATGGAGTCCTTTTAGAGTCTGTCCTGCTCTAAGATTCTGACCAGTACTCACCAATGGCCAGAACTGCAGGCATTTTGATAACTATTTGCCTAATTGTCATTGTGAACTTCCCTTCTACTAAATCCCATGTCATATTATAGTTCCTAAAAGtctgttctttctgtctttttttttttttttcagttcttctattTCCAACTTCAATCAGAACCATGAATTCTAacagcctccttcttcctctctcagtaTCAAACGTGGGAGAAAAAGTGTCAGAAGTGGGAGAATATGACTCACTTAAAGTAAACACTTAAGAGCTTGGTAAagcaattttctattttttcccaaaagTTATGTTTCATCTGAGTGTATTAGAGATACAGCAGCACTGTGGAGCCCCTCCTTTGAAGATCAATAGCATACAGCACATTAGATGACCTGCATGACTCCATCCAAACAGCAACAGAGATGGAAAGTGGAGTACTGTCTAGTTGTGACAGTTGGAAAACAGAATAGATGATAATTAATGCCACTGCCatcattctgtctttttttttttttgagattttacttatttatttgagagagagagagagaacgagaagggagagagtcagagggagaagcagtctccctgcccagcagggagtccaatgagggacttgatccctagactccaaaatcatgacctgagccagacagtcacttaaccaactgagccaatgaAGCACCCTCATTCTGTCTTCTGCTAAGAGCCTTCCAGCTCCCTCAGTGTCGTTAATTCTCTGATTGTCCAGGTTCTCTCTTCATTCAAGTATAGGGATATTTAATACTACAGACTGCTATGCAATAAATGAGATAGAAAACTATCACCTGACAACTTGAAGACATTAACATTCTATAGAATGTTTAAGATTTAAGAATAAATGTGAggtttatatataaaaagcattCACCTTTGGGAGTATCATTTATGGAAATTCACACATCTCAAGTTTTGAAACCCAGTTGTGTACCTAGGAACTAATTAATGGAACTAAGATAAATGAGTCCaagaaaaaagatactattttgaTCTAATGCAATGCAGGAGTCCACTCAAATCcattagaaatttttctttcaccCCAAGAAAATACATCAAGTTGATGATGTAGTAAAATATGATGAGAGATAGTTATTTCTGAAATTATgtaacaatatatttttgttttgcttgtaaATAAATGATAACACAGCACAGCTGATGCTTGTTTAAACTTTGCATACAAATATGCATGATGCCAACTGGATTCAATTTATCCTGTCTTAATTTGAATTAACTTGACAGATCTTTTGACACATGCTGAACAGACTAATTGTTGCTTATTTGGGTGCACTGAATCAGTGAACATGGCAATCAGAATCCAAGCAGATGTTCATAGTTTCTGTAATTGCCCGGAGCCTGAGggtggaagaagagggagaatcatTTTGCTGATTTACTTTTGTTAGTATCTGTCAAGGCATGGGCTGCATTACAAATACAATTGTTACAATAAGCAGACTCTGCTAAAGAGTTGTGAAAAACAGATATGAATACTAATTATAATTTTACCTTTCAATGCATTTGAACTTAAAAGTCCCTGTAATCAGAATTTGGTAATGGTAAAATTGCCATAGCACATTTATCTTCTTCTAGCCATCCCTCCCCCATATTTTTCTATCTTAAATGTCATTAATTTATTATGATTAGtttcaagaatataaaaaagtatagaggaataaagcaaacaaagtgttatatgtaactaatgaatcattggacactacattaaaaattaatgatgtactatacagtggctaaccgaacataataaaaataaataaataaaataaaaatttttaaagaagtgtacTTACTACCCTTACTGCCCACTTTGTCAAATCTTGTACTGTGCACTATtcactatattattttttaagtatcgGAACATTACAGGTTCCACTGAATCTTCCTGCAAATGAATGGAAGAGAAAGCTGGAGTTGGATGGGTTTTATACACCCTTTAAAATGTTGTTACATCACTTGGTGTTATCAATTTGAAGTAAATTTgttgtatacatttaaaaaaataacaatgaattaATGTGGTAATGAAGTGAAAGTCAAGAGTTAAAGAGTTAAGTAGTTTAGATTGCAAAGTGACTTCTTAAAATAGCCAGGAATCCATTTTATCACATATTTCTGGTTCATTTGTGTTTCCTACTCTATAATTTTTTCTacatgtcttgtctttttttctactAGAAATAACATAGCTTTCTTTGTAATTGATTTGTAGGGTATGCACTTTGGAAACAGACTTTGCTGGCTTATGTGTTGCAAATACCATCTTACAGGCTACGATGTTCTAATTTTTCTTTGCataggaataataaaaaataagttgttCTACCACTATTTTTCTGGGCATTGTTTCTCGCCTTCTTTTCTTTATCCTCTTCTCCTAAATTTCCCATTAGAATATATGAGAtcgtttcattctttttctccatacctatgaacaatttcttttttttcatcattttccctctctgttcATTACTCCGTGTAATATTATCACACCTAATTTCTGGCTCATCAATTCTATTTTCAGCTGTGTTCATCTGATTATCTTTCTATCActacataaatatatgaataataaattatagaataaattCTTATGACTCATGTGTATTTCCAGAAGCCTCATTAAGTtcttttttcaaatcatttttgttatatcttgttctttcttcttctttttattttagacttcattttacttcttttttccagggaggagaaggaggtaaGAGAAATTTCTTTGACATCACTTTTCAAAACTCCATCTAAAGCTGATTTTTTTCACAATCAGCAACTATAATTGAGTTCCCATTATTATATAAACCCATACTTCATTCTTgttgtttctctgcctttttgaAATGtaccatttaatttcatttaaagtaatatctgacataaaatttaccttaatctcctcagaaatgtatccatttctctCCTCTACACTGATTTTACCCATGAGGCTCTTCATAAAACTGTCTTCAGCATTAAATCCTCCACTGGGAAAAGGCTACTTGGGGGCTATTCTGGTGGCcagctgagaaaaaaagaaaaaaatcaaggctcTGAGAATAAGTCAGGAGGatttaactcttgatctcagagtgcCCATCGAGAACTGACTGCATCTCTAACAGAGGCTGATCTAGGAGCACCCCCAGAGTCTGGCACACAAGGCTAACCCATGCTGCACGAGTTAGCCTTGTATTTTTTGCCAAGTCATTGACACCTTACACAcctatatttcttcatttataaaatgaggataaaatcaCCTATCTTGGTGATGATATGAAGGTTAAAGGGAATGAAGACAATGTGTACTGGCATATAAGAATTcaaaatttataactttatttcactttttagaaAAGCCCTGCCATCTTAGTTCTGGGGCACTAACTctgctgtttattttcctttctgtttctaccTTGTCTTGGTTTCTTTCAGGACATTTTTCTATCTTTGGACTGACAAGTCATTTTCCAGCAGGTCTTGCTTGTGAGAATCATGTAtactgaaatgagaaaatgtccCATAAGTCaactattgtatttctttttgccaGGTCAGGTAAATCATGGGCATAGATCAACCTGATAGTAATAAATTCTTAGTGGTGCAAGTCTGTGGTTTAAAAGTCTcataaggggtgcctaggtggctcagttgttaagtgtctgcctttggctcgaggtcatggtctcagggtcctgggatcaagccccgcatcagctctctgcaCAGTAGGGAatctatttccccctctctctctgcctgcctttcttcctacttgtgatctctctgtcaaataaataaataaaatctttaaaaaaataaaaagaaataaaataaaaagtctcgTGAGGGGGGCACTTGGGtccctcagtcattaagcatctgcctttggcttaggccctgctcccaggaccctagaatcaagccccaattgggctccctgctcaatgggaagcttgcttcttcctttcctactgcccttacttgtgttccctctctcactatctccatctctgtcaaataaatacataaataaatcttgaaaaaaaaaaggtctcatgAGAGGTTTTGTCATCATTGCTGTTATTGTTTCAACTGAAACCCAAGCCCAGACAGACATCTTTCCCTGTGTTATTATTTTGCCAATAggacatttaaacaatttttattttatggtattattcaatttttaaaattttatttatttgagggggggggtGAGAGAGTGTGCTcatggagggagagtgagagggagaagcagactccctgcgaaGCAGGgtactcaatgtggggcttgatcccaggatcctgagatccatcacctgagccaaaggcagatgtttaaccaactgagccagcaggtgccccaaCAGGACATTTTTTAGCAGTCTGCTTTTCACAGAATGTGTAGCATTTCAAGAGCCCTAACtttatatgattatctcaattCTAAATCGCCAACTCTTGTGGGCCTAAGGCTGCATCTTCTGATTCCAAGTGAACATTAAGACAGTGTTACCATTTTGAAAGAAACAGGCACATCACACTTGATGCTGACATAAAGATGcacaacacattttctttattcattcttccactGATGTGcacttcatttgtttccatatcttggctattgtgaataatgctgtaatggcCAATGGAAGTGCAGCTGTGTCTCTGAGAtcctcatttcaatttttttagatGTCTGCCCAGAgtaggattactggatcatatgacacttctagttttagttttttgaggaacagcTAAATAAGGGTTCAAATTCTCTTCATCTCACCAACACTCATTATTAGTCAccctaacaagtgtgaggtgataccttattgtggttttggtttgcatttccctgatgactagtgattttgagcatcttctCACACCTGTTGACCAACGGTATATTTTCATTTGAGTAATATTTACTCaagtcttttgtctatttttaaatccagttattagttagttagttaattaatttcTGTTGAATTGGGgaattacttatatatttacaGTATTAACCCCTTAGTAGATATGTTGGTTGTCAACCGACCTTCAACAAGGGTACTAATAATTTGCAATGGAGaatagtctttgttttatttgtattttagcTGCATctacaaataatattatttatgtcTCCTTGTGATATATAGATAGGCATATATATAGTACCTATAcacatcaaaaatatataaaatcgtATTgcacttatttctttaaatattgcttACTATAGTCAATAGCATGTGTTTAAGATAAACCCACAATCCTGTGTGAAggtgttgtttatttgtttttattgatttatagtaTTTCACAGCATAGTTATttactctattgttttttttttttgtgagaaaaatcattttatattatactGGGTTGTTATACATATTCTACTAAATCTGAAGGCAACTCATATATGACATACCTCAGAAGTAAAACTTGCATCTGTATAGGTTGGGTATCATTAGAACTGAGCTATAAGAGACTCAGAGAGAGAAATCTACCATTTCCTTTTCCAAACCTAGCGGGACTGAACTTACATCATGGGTCTccagtgtgtttttattttttacagatcaGATTAAAATACtttcccaaaaaaataaaatactttcaaaatgtaaaaacacgTCTGACATCTTCTGTTCTATGGAACGGTGAAACATTAAGAGGCTTTAAAATACCAGGTCTTTTTGGATATTCCAGATTGTGTCTGCACTCTTCTTAAAAAGGGCCTCCTCCTCTGAATTCAAGTTAACTTTCACAACATCTGAGACACCATTTCGCCCCAAGATACAAGGGATACTGACaaagatttcttcatttattccatATAAGCCCTTAACCATAGTCGAAACTGGATGCACTCTCCtaagatttttcaaaattgatCCTGCCAGATCTGTCACAGACAGTCCAATAGCCCAAGAGGTATACCCTTTAAGTTTGATAATCTCATAGGCACTTTCAACAActtgtttatgtatatttttccacTGCTCTTTGTCTGAATCAGTTCCTAATTTAGGATTTAGAGTCTTCAGAGCAACACCAGCAACATTCACCCCACTCCATAAAGGCACACTAGAATCACCATGTTCTCCAATAATCCAACCATGGCAGCTTGCAGGATGGACACCCAACTTCTCTCCAATTAGGTAACGGAAATGGGCAGAGTCTAGATTACAACCACTTCCAATTATACGAGTTGCAGGTAAGCC
Protein-coding regions in this window:
- the LOC132002262 gene encoding L-lactate dehydrogenase C chain-like isoform X2, coding for MSTIKEKLIESLIEEDEASQSKITIVGTGAVGMACAICILLKDLADELTLIDVSVDKLKGEMMDLQHGSLFFNTSKITSDPVDILTYVVWKLSGLPATRIIGSGCNLDSAHFRYLIGEKLGVHPASCHGWIIGEHGDSSVPLWSGVNVAGVALKTLNPKLGTDSDKEQWKNIHKQVVESAYEIIKLKGYTSWAIGLSVTDLAGSILKNLRRVHPVSTMVKGLYGINEEIFVSIPCILGRNGVSDVVKVNLNSEEEALFKKSADTIWNIQKDLVF
- the LOC132002262 gene encoding L-lactate dehydrogenase C chain-like isoform X3; its protein translation is MSTIKEKLIESLIEEDEASQSKITIVGTGAVGMACAICILLKDLADELTLIDVSVDKLKGEMMDLQHGSLFFNTSKITSGKVDILTYVVWKLSGLPATRIIGSGCNLDSAHFRYLIGEKLGVHPASCHGWIIGEHGDSSVPLWSGVNVAGVALKTLNPKLGTDSDKEQWKNIHKQVVESAYEIIKLKGYTSWAIGLSVTDLAGSILKNLRRVHPVSTMVKGLYGINEEIFVSIPCILGRNGVSDVVKVNLNSEEEALFKKSADTIWNIQKDLVF
- the LOC132002262 gene encoding L-lactate dehydrogenase C chain-like isoform X1, with the translated sequence MSTIKEKLIESLIEEDEASQSKITIVGTGAVGMACAICILLKDLADELTLIDVSVDKLKGEMMDLQHGSLFFNTSKITSGKDYIVSANSKLVIVTAGARQQEGESRLALVQRNVNIMKSIIPTIVQHSPDCKMLIISNPVDILTYVVWKLSGLPATRIIGSGCNLDSAHFRYLIGEKLGVHPASCHGWIIGEHGDSSVPLWSGVNVAGVALKTLNPKLGTDSDKEQWKNIHKQVVESAYEIIKLKGYTSWAIGLSVTDLAGSILKNLRRVHPVSTMVKGLYGINEEIFVSIPCILGRNGVSDVVKVNLNSEEEALFKKSADTIWNIQKDLVF